The following nucleotide sequence is from Pseudomonas sessilinigenes.
ATCCGCAATATCCTCGACGGCACTGATCATCGTTTGTTCATCGTCATTGGGCCCTGCTCGATCCACGACATCAAGGCAGCCCACGAATACGCCGAGCGCCTCAAGGCCCTGGCAGCCGAAGTTTCCGATACGCTCTACCTGGTGATGCGGGTGTACTTCGAAAAGCCCCGCACCACTGTTGGCTGGAAAGGCCTGATCAACGACCCTTACCTGGATGACTCGTTCAAGATCCAGGATGGCCTGCACATCGGTCGCCAGTTGCTGCTGGACCTGGCGGAAATGGGCCTGCCTACCGCCACGGAAGCCCTGGACCCAATCTCCCCGCAATACCTGCAGGACCTGATTAGTTGGTCGGCCATCGGCGCGCGCACCACCGAATCCCAGACCCACCGCGAAATGGCTTCCGGGCTGTCGTCGGCGGTAGGTTTCAAGAACGGCACCGATGGCGGCCTGACCGTCGCGATCAATGCCTTGCAATCGGTTTCCAGCCCTCATCGCTTCCTGGGCATCAATCCACAAGGCGGTGTGTCTATCGTCACCACCAAGGGCAATGCCTATGGCCATGTGGTGCTGCGCGGTGGCAACGGTAAGCCGAACTATGACTCGGTCAGTGTCGCCGTTTGCGAACAGGCCCTGGCCAAGGCCAAGGTCAAGCCGAACATCATGATCGATTGCAGCCATGCCAACTCCAACAAGGATCCGGCACTTCAGCCACTGGTAATGGAAAACGTTGCCAACCAGATACTCGAAGGCAACCAGTCGATCATCGGTCTGATGGTGGAGAGCCACCTGAATTGGGGTTGCCAAGCAATTCCCAAAGATCTCTCGGAACTGCAATACGGCGTTTCGATCACCGATGCCTGCATCGATTGGGAAAGCACTGAGAAGACGTTGCGCAGCATGCACGCCAAGCTCAAGGACGTCCTGCCAAAACGCAATCGCGTCTGATCGCGATTAACACGCGCAAAAACGCCGGGGCAAGCCCGGCGTTTTTCATGGTCGCTCGATCAGAGTTTCGCGCCGTGGCGCTGGTGACGCTCCATGTACCGCTCAACGTATGAGCAGGAAGGGATCACGGTGTATCCCATGCGATCGGCATACTCCAGCGCATGCTCGGTCAACGCCGCAGCGATACCGCGCCCACGCAGCGCGTTGGGGACGAAGGTGCGATAGATATCCAGGGTTTGCTTACCCAGGTCCATATAGGTCAGGTAGGCACGATGACCGTCCACATTGGTCTCGAACTGATGACCAACCTGGTCATGGTGGATGGAC
It contains:
- a CDS encoding GNAT family N-acetyltransferase is translated as MSEALSIHHDQVGHQFETNVDGHRAYLTYMDLGKQTLDIYRTFVPNALRGRGIAAALTEHALEYADRMGYTVIPSCSYVERYMERHQRHGAKL
- a CDS encoding 3-deoxy-7-phosphoheptulonate synthase, yielding MADLPINDLNVASNETLITPDQLKRDIPLSDTALHTVTRGREVIRNILDGTDHRLFIVIGPCSIHDIKAAHEYAERLKALAAEVSDTLYLVMRVYFEKPRTTVGWKGLINDPYLDDSFKIQDGLHIGRQLLLDLAEMGLPTATEALDPISPQYLQDLISWSAIGARTTESQTHREMASGLSSAVGFKNGTDGGLTVAINALQSVSSPHRFLGINPQGGVSIVTTKGNAYGHVVLRGGNGKPNYDSVSVAVCEQALAKAKVKPNIMIDCSHANSNKDPALQPLVMENVANQILEGNQSIIGLMVESHLNWGCQAIPKDLSELQYGVSITDACIDWESTEKTLRSMHAKLKDVLPKRNRV